The following proteins are co-located in the Camelina sativa cultivar DH55 chromosome 12, Cs, whole genome shotgun sequence genome:
- the LOC104730198 gene encoding transcription factor bHLH69-like yields the protein MNSSSLLTPSSSSSPHLQSPATFDHDDFLHHIFSSTPWPSSVLDEAPPPTPNCTAVPGFHHHDVDSRNQITMIPLSHNHPNDALFNGFSTGSLPFHLPQGSGGQTQSQATASTTTGGTTGPTQTKPKVRARRGQATDPHSIAERLRRERIAERMKSLQELVPNGNKTDKASMLDEIIDYVKFLQLQVKVLSMSRLGGAASVSSQISEDASGSHENTSSSGENQTAKMTEHQVAKLMEEDMGSAMQYLQGKGLCLMPISLATTISTATCPSRNPFVKDTVVPLSPNLSTTTIVNGSGSSLVTVKDAPTVSKP from the exons atgaactcctcctctcttctaactccttcatcttcttcttctcctcatcttcAATCTCCCGCAACATTCGACCACGATGACTTCCTCCACCACATCTTCTCCTCAACTCCTTGGCCCTCTTCCGTCCTCGATGAAGCTCCTCCGCCTACACCCAATTGTACCGCCGTCCCTGGATTTCACCACCACGACGTCGATTCAAGAAACCAGATCACTATGATTCCTTTGTCTCATAACCATCCTAACGACGCTCTCTTCAATGGCTTCTCCACCGGATCTCTCCCTTTCCACCTCCCTCAG ggATCGGGAGGTCAAACACAATCGCAGGCCACGGCGTCAACCACCACCGGTGGTACTACGGGGCCGACTCAGACTAAGCCTAAAGTCCGAGCTAGGAGAGGTCAAGCCACTGATCCACACAGTATCGCCGAACgg TTACGAAGAGAGAGAATAGCGGAGAGAATGAAATCTCTTCAAGAACTTGTCCCTAATGGCAACAAG ACAGACAAAGCATCAATGCTCGATGAGATTATCGATTATGTCAAGTTCTTACAGCTCCAAGTCAAG GTACTAAGCATGAGTAGACTGGGAGGTGCTGCTTCTGTTTCTTCTCAAATTTCTGAG GATGCCAGTGGATCCCACGAAAACACGTCATCCTCCGGCGAGAATCAGACGGCGAAGATGACGGAGCATCAAGTGGCAAAGCTAATGGAAGAGGACATGGGATCGGCCATGCAATATCTACAGGGGAAAGGTCTTTGCCTAATGCCCATCTCTTTAGCCACAACAATCTCCACCGCCACGTGTCCATCTCGTAACCCTTTCGTTAAAGATACCGTCGTTCCTTTGTCTCCTAACCTATCCACTACAACAATTGTTAACGGTAGTGGTTCGTCGTTGGTCACCGTTAAAGACGCTCCTACCGTTTCCAAGCCGTGA